From one Triticum urartu cultivar G1812 chromosome 3, Tu2.1, whole genome shotgun sequence genomic stretch:
- the LOC125548887 gene encoding RING-H2 finger protein ATL73-like, whose amino-acid sequence MDVGRMHARRLLSHAAATPAVAVASPGPSGQTPPSSPFGSVDATVISILSLLLCVLVVALVVRAFVQCACRVTRRVCYGPAEAPGDAEADGLERAALHAGAGAGGKKKRAGKGAAIRAIPTMEYSAGIELAVCCSTECAICLADLKQGERVRVLPRCHHGFHVRCIDRWLSARQTCPTCRQEPFAPQARPEEPAAVQVHVDAAQLETI is encoded by the coding sequence ATGGACGTGGGACGCATGCATGCCAGGAGGCTTCTGTCGCACGCCGCGGCGAcgccggcggtggcggtggcgtcGCCCGGCCCGTCGGGGCAGACGCCGCCCTCGAGCCCCTTCGGCTCCGTGGACGCGACGGTGATCTCGATCCTGTCGCTGCTCCTCTGCGTCCTCGTCGTGGCGCTCGTGGTCCGCGCGTTCGTCCAGTGCGCGTGCCGCGTCACGCGGCGCGTGTGCTACGGCCCGGCGGAGGCCCCCGGCGACGCCGAGGCCGATGGCCTGGAGAGGGCCGCGCTGCACGCCGGAGCCGGCGCCGGCggcaagaagaagcgggcgggCAAGGGCGCCGCCATCCGGGCGATCCCGACGATGGAGTACTCGGCGGGGATCGAGCTCGCCGTGTGCTGCTCCACCGAGTGCGCCATCTGCCTCGCCGACCTGAAGCAGGGCGAGCGCGTACGCGTGCTGCCGCGCTGCCACCACGGCTTCCATGTCCGGTGCATTGACCGATGGCTCTCCGCGCGCCAGACGTGCCCCACCTGCAGGCAAGAGCCGTTCGCGCCGCAGGCCCGACCCGAGGAGCCGGCGGCCGTGCAGGTGCACGTGGACGCTGCACAGCTCGAGACGATCTAG